A portion of the Osmerus mordax isolate fOsmMor3 chromosome 22, fOsmMor3.pri, whole genome shotgun sequence genome contains these proteins:
- the pnoca gene encoding prepronociceptin has protein sequence MKSPMLALLLLCLCVPGHCNCQAECLSCAQLLPKELNFNIMVCVVECEGSISSAYTWDLCRKASVAAQFPSLSLGGTMLKRAQERVEALLPEAEEEQGEEGLLYGPTLQRYDHVSHALGLDQLDLDSWNNQLAGSAGYNSQQPRAEEEVEGEEVEEGEDAMEEGQEGAGLSLSKRFGGFLKGKHGYRKLMDPGRSFQKRYGGFIGVRKSARKWNNQKRFSEFLKQYLGMSTRASEYNSMSEDFNQQSEV, from the exons ATGAAGAGTCCTATGTTGGCACTGCTGttgctgtgtctttgtgtgcctGGGCACTGTAACTGCCAGGCTGAATGCCTCTCCTGCGCCCAGCTTCTGCCAAAAGAACTAAACTTTAACATCATG gtatgtgtggtggagtgtgaggGCAGCATCTCTTCAGCATACACCTGGGACCTCTGTCGCAAGGCCTCTGTGGCAGCACagttcccctccctgtctctaggGGGCACCATGCTAAAACGAGCACAGGAGCGGGTGGAAGCTCTGCTGCCAGAAGCAGAGGaagaacagggggaggagggactccTGTACGGCCCAACTCTTCAGCGTTACGACCATGTGTCCCATGCTCTCGGCCTGGACCAGCTGGATCTGGACAGCTGGAACAATCAGCTTGCAGGCTCCGCTGGCTACAACTCGCAGCAGCCCCGGGCTGAGGAGGAAGTCGagggggaagaggtggaggagggagaagatgcaatggaggaggggcaggaagggGCAGGGCTGAGCCTGTCAAAGCGCTTTGGGGGCTTTCTCAAAGGGAAGCACGGTTACAGGAAGTTGATGGACCCAGGGAGGTCGTTCCAGAAGCGTTATGGAGGGTTTATAGGCGTTCGTAAATCTGCCCGCAAGTGGAACAACCAGAAACGCTTCAGTGAGTTCCTGAAGCAGTACCTGGGGATGAGCACCCGGGCCAGCGAGTACAACAGCATGTCTGAAGACTTCAACCAGCAGAGCGAGGTGTAG
- the znf395a gene encoding zinc finger protein 395a isoform X1 yields MSLSSFTTTWPEAGDQESGASDCTERQTLRQIDRQTDMIHKTRLGKRSPMGALVYPSQEVSMESHGLHRDSGPQPHLGRVKLHPGQKVYVLCGGQECCGVVEQHNHMDNQVSILLPALGQHILRKMEDVWTTPSTPPPPPPSTVSPPLTVSSCIDVPRSNHSPDAVDMDEMMAALVLTSLSCSPVLQSPPQRDTAGVECGGGELSDSGSSGYWSLDCGNGSPDLSPPMTEAEGSLAMPPDEGLDMELEQVLFDEPAPRRRRNSVKLAYRCLWPNCGKVLRSVVGIKRHIRTLHLGQSGEHERCSRSEEDFYYTEIHQRDPHPLTPPPPVPSSPTLSGPESPSDGGLQPSPLSLSAPSASGSIWQVHSEHSYQAPAPVCVVAPNPTSYCKQAGSFRVRSVSVGEQWLQQNSTSIRPHPAGTSPPRTHWTSRRVRGAAKKCRKVYGIEHRDQWCTACRWKKACQRFLD; encoded by the exons atgtctctgtcgTCCTTTACTACTACCTGGCCAGAagcaggagaccaggagagtgGTGCTAGTGACTGTACAGAGAGACAAACGTTGCGAcagattgacagacagacagacatgatacACAAAACTCGTCTAGGGAAGCGTTCTCCAATGGGAGCACTGGTGTACCCCTCCCAGGAGGTTTCCATGGAGTCTCATGGGTTACACAGAGACTCTggaccccagccccacctcGGCAGGGTCAAGCTGCACCCAGGGCAGAAG GTGTATGTGTTATGTGGAGGACAGGAGTGCTGTGGGGTGGTGGAGCAGCATAACCATATGGATAACCAGGTGTCTATCCTGCTTCCTGCTCTGGGACAGCACATCCTGAGGAAGATGGAAGACGTGTGGACtaccccctctactccccctccaccccccccaagcACTGTCAGCCCACCACTCACTGTCTCCTCCTGCATAGACGTACCAAGGAG CAACCACAGCCCTGACGCGGTGGACATGGATGAGATGATGGCAGCTCTGGTGCTCACCAGCCTCTCCTGTAGCCCAGTGCTGCAGAGTCCAcctcagagagacacag caggtgtgGAGTGTGGTGGAGGGGAGCTCTCTGACAGTGGCAGCAGTGGTTACTGGAGCCTGGACTGTGGCAACGGAagtcctgatctctctccaCCAATGACTGAGGCTGAGGGTAGCCTGGCCATGCCCCCTGACGAGGGATTGGACATGGAGCTGGAGCAGGTGCTGTTTGATGAACCAGCACCAAGGAGACGCAGG aacTCAGTGAAGTTGGCCTACAGGTGTCTGTGGCCAAATTGTGGAAAGGTGCTGAGATCAGTGGTCGGGATCAAACGCCACATTCGAACACTCCACTTGGG ccaaAGTGGTGAACATGAGCGTTGTTCTCGCAGCGAGGAGGACTTCTACTATACTGAAATCCATCAGAgagaccctcaccctctcactcctcctccaccggtcccctccagccccacactCTCCGGACCTGAATCCCCCAGCGACGGAGGCCTCCAACCCAGCCCGCTGAGCCTGTCAGCTCCCTCTGCCTCCGGAAGCATCTGGCAGGTCCACTCAGAACACTCCTACCAG GCCCctgctcctgtctgtgtggttgcccCTAACCCCACCTCATACTGCAAACAG gctggATCATTCCGTGTGCGCTCCGTCAGTGTCGGGGAACAGTGGCTTCAGCAGAACAGCACCTCCATCAGGCCACACCCAGCCGGTACCTCTCCCCCACGCACGCACTGGACCTCCAG gagGGTGCGTGGGGCGGCTAAGAAGTGTCGGAAGGTGTATGGCATAGAGCACCGGGACCAGTGGTGTACCGCATGCCGCTGGAAAAAAGCCTGCCAGCGCTTTCTGGACTGA
- the znf395a gene encoding zinc finger protein 395a isoform X2, which yields MSLSSFTTTWPEAGDQESGASDCTERQTLRQIDRQTDMIHKTRLGKRSPMGALVYPSQEVSMESHGLHRDSGPQPHLGRVKLHPGQKVYVLCGGQECCGVVEQHNHMDNQVSILLPALGQHILRKMEDVWTTPSTPPPPPPSTVSPPLTVSSCIDVPRSNHSPDAVDMDEMMAALVLTSLSCSPVLQSPPQRDTGVECGGGELSDSGSSGYWSLDCGNGSPDLSPPMTEAEGSLAMPPDEGLDMELEQVLFDEPAPRRRRNSVKLAYRCLWPNCGKVLRSVVGIKRHIRTLHLGQSGEHERCSRSEEDFYYTEIHQRDPHPLTPPPPVPSSPTLSGPESPSDGGLQPSPLSLSAPSASGSIWQVHSEHSYQAPAPVCVVAPNPTSYCKQAGSFRVRSVSVGEQWLQQNSTSIRPHPAGTSPPRTHWTSRRVRGAAKKCRKVYGIEHRDQWCTACRWKKACQRFLD from the exons atgtctctgtcgTCCTTTACTACTACCTGGCCAGAagcaggagaccaggagagtgGTGCTAGTGACTGTACAGAGAGACAAACGTTGCGAcagattgacagacagacagacatgatacACAAAACTCGTCTAGGGAAGCGTTCTCCAATGGGAGCACTGGTGTACCCCTCCCAGGAGGTTTCCATGGAGTCTCATGGGTTACACAGAGACTCTggaccccagccccacctcGGCAGGGTCAAGCTGCACCCAGGGCAGAAG GTGTATGTGTTATGTGGAGGACAGGAGTGCTGTGGGGTGGTGGAGCAGCATAACCATATGGATAACCAGGTGTCTATCCTGCTTCCTGCTCTGGGACAGCACATCCTGAGGAAGATGGAAGACGTGTGGACtaccccctctactccccctccaccccccccaagcACTGTCAGCCCACCACTCACTGTCTCCTCCTGCATAGACGTACCAAGGAG CAACCACAGCCCTGACGCGGTGGACATGGATGAGATGATGGCAGCTCTGGTGCTCACCAGCCTCTCCTGTAGCCCAGTGCTGCAGAGTCCAcctcagagagacacag gtgtgGAGTGTGGTGGAGGGGAGCTCTCTGACAGTGGCAGCAGTGGTTACTGGAGCCTGGACTGTGGCAACGGAagtcctgatctctctccaCCAATGACTGAGGCTGAGGGTAGCCTGGCCATGCCCCCTGACGAGGGATTGGACATGGAGCTGGAGCAGGTGCTGTTTGATGAACCAGCACCAAGGAGACGCAGG aacTCAGTGAAGTTGGCCTACAGGTGTCTGTGGCCAAATTGTGGAAAGGTGCTGAGATCAGTGGTCGGGATCAAACGCCACATTCGAACACTCCACTTGGG ccaaAGTGGTGAACATGAGCGTTGTTCTCGCAGCGAGGAGGACTTCTACTATACTGAAATCCATCAGAgagaccctcaccctctcactcctcctccaccggtcccctccagccccacactCTCCGGACCTGAATCCCCCAGCGACGGAGGCCTCCAACCCAGCCCGCTGAGCCTGTCAGCTCCCTCTGCCTCCGGAAGCATCTGGCAGGTCCACTCAGAACACTCCTACCAG GCCCctgctcctgtctgtgtggttgcccCTAACCCCACCTCATACTGCAAACAG gctggATCATTCCGTGTGCGCTCCGTCAGTGTCGGGGAACAGTGGCTTCAGCAGAACAGCACCTCCATCAGGCCACACCCAGCCGGTACCTCTCCCCCACGCACGCACTGGACCTCCAG gagGGTGCGTGGGGCGGCTAAGAAGTGTCGGAAGGTGTATGGCATAGAGCACCGGGACCAGTGGTGTACCGCATGCCGCTGGAAAAAAGCCTGCCAGCGCTTTCTGGACTGA